A region of Roseobacter litoralis Och 149 DNA encodes the following proteins:
- a CDS encoding lysophospholipid acyltransferase family protein, whose amino-acid sequence MPKAPPSDVDRVIQYATNLIVASVIRIALALPYQFRVRMVGRLMQHIIGPIAGYRQRALSNLELIWPDRPLAERKRIAAGCMNNMGRTLIENYSQKDFPARLANNPLTGAGVAAWETAIAEQRPVILVTGHYGNYEAVRAALAGRGHSVGGLYRNMTNPYFNAHYVKTMETFGGPVFAQGRKGTKGFVRHLKQGGQLVLLFDQHVRWAPTMNFLGRPAHTATSAAELSLRYDALLLPFYGIRQADGLSFETVLEAPIPPSTPEEMTQAITDTLNKRIEQDPSQWFWVHRRWRAKVKR is encoded by the coding sequence ATGCCGAAAGCGCCACCGAGCGATGTCGACCGTGTGATCCAATACGCGACAAACCTCATTGTTGCATCTGTCATCCGCATCGCTCTCGCGTTGCCATATCAGTTCCGCGTCAGAATGGTCGGGCGGCTGATGCAACACATCATTGGTCCGATTGCCGGATACCGCCAACGCGCCCTTTCCAATCTGGAACTGATCTGGCCCGACCGACCCTTGGCGGAACGCAAACGGATTGCGGCCGGATGTATGAACAACATGGGCCGCACCCTTATTGAAAACTACTCTCAAAAGGACTTTCCGGCCCGGCTGGCAAATAACCCACTTACTGGGGCGGGCGTTGCGGCTTGGGAAACGGCGATCGCAGAGCAGCGGCCAGTGATTTTGGTCACCGGTCACTACGGTAACTATGAAGCAGTGCGAGCCGCTCTCGCCGGGCGCGGTCATTCGGTTGGTGGTCTGTACCGCAATATGACAAACCCCTATTTCAACGCGCACTACGTAAAAACAATGGAAACCTTCGGTGGGCCGGTCTTCGCGCAGGGGCGAAAAGGGACGAAAGGTTTTGTACGCCACCTCAAACAAGGGGGGCAGCTGGTACTCTTGTTTGATCAGCACGTCAGATGGGCCCCGACGATGAATTTCCTTGGGCGTCCCGCGCATACGGCGACCTCGGCGGCCGAGTTGAGTCTCAGGTATGACGCCCTGCTTTTGCCCTTTTACGGCATCAGACAGGCGGACGGATTGAGTTTTGAAACGGTCCTTGAAGCTCCAATACCTCCGTCAACACCCGAAGAAATGACGCAGGCCATCACAGATACGCTGAATAAGCGGATTGAACAGGACCCGAGCCAATGGTTCTGGGTGCACCGACGGTGGCGCGCCAAGGTCAAGCGCTAA
- a CDS encoding DUF1223 domain-containing protein yields the protein MKRLLRVFAACWLVASPVLAENAPVVVELFTSQGCSSCPPADEFMQVLAERDDVIALSVHVDYWDYIGWKDEFADPKHAERQRAYATLAGRRSVYTPEMIVNGVSDILGAKPMAVATAIEAHKSQARAVAITVSRSGRSVSIQAVVLQNGLGPMTVQMVGYQPQRIAKITRGENAGKTIPYVNVAQDWQVITSWDGLAPLDIKAEAPGAHPVVVLIQADTHGPILAAARAE from the coding sequence ATGAAGAGATTATTGCGCGTATTTGCGGCGTGCTGGCTCGTGGCGTCGCCGGTGCTGGCTGAAAACGCGCCTGTCGTGGTAGAACTATTTACCTCTCAGGGATGTTCATCCTGCCCCCCGGCGGATGAGTTCATGCAGGTGCTGGCCGAACGTGACGATGTCATCGCGCTGTCGGTGCATGTGGACTACTGGGATTACATCGGTTGGAAGGATGAGTTCGCAGACCCAAAGCACGCCGAACGTCAGCGCGCTTACGCCACATTGGCAGGTCGGCGGTCTGTGTACACGCCTGAGATGATCGTGAATGGTGTCAGTGATATCTTAGGTGCGAAGCCAATGGCCGTCGCGACGGCGATTGAAGCACATAAATCACAAGCGCGCGCCGTTGCGATCACTGTGTCTCGCTCAGGTCGTTCTGTTTCGATACAGGCGGTGGTTCTGCAGAACGGCCTCGGTCCGATGACTGTTCAGATGGTGGGCTATCAGCCGCAGCGTATTGCAAAGATCACGCGGGGCGAGAACGCCGGAAAAACGATACCCTATGTAAATGTCGCGCAGGATTGGCAGGTGATCACATCCTGGGATGGTTTGGCCCCACTGGATATTAAAGCCGAGGCCCCCGGTGCGCACCCGGTTGTGGTTCTCATTCAGGCAGACACCCATGGGCCAATCCTTGCTGCGGCACGGGCAGAGTAG
- the acnA gene encoding aconitate hydratase AcnA → MPITVGHDTSKTRKTLSAGAQTIDYYSIPAATAAGLGDFSKLPAALKVVLENMLRFEDGKTVTVDDIKAFAQWGAQGGKNPREIAYRPARVLLQDFTGVPAVVDLAAMRDAIISLGGDAEKINPLNPVDLVIDHSVMIDEFGNPRAFQMNVDREYERNMERYTFLKWGQKAFNNFRVVPPGTGICHQVNLEYLAQTVWTDTDQNGAEVAYPDTLVGTDSHTTMVNGAAVLGWGVGGIEAEAAMLGQPISMLIPEVIGFELTGTMMEGTTGTDLVLKVVELLRAKGVVGKFVEFYGEGLDRLPLADRATIANMAPEYGATCGFFPIDAETLRYLRNTGRDEDRVVLVEAYAKENGFWRDADYAPIYTDTLHLDMGTIVPAISGPKRPQDFVALTDGQTAFRKEMEETFKRPMGKEVAVAGEEYTMESGKVVIASITSCTNTSNPYVMIGAGLVARKAAALGLNRKPWVKTSLAPGSQVVSAYLEAAGLQDDLDSIGFNLVGYGCTTCIGNSGPLQKEISEAIAEGDLVATSVLSGNRNFEGRISPDVRANYLASPPLVVAYALAGTLDINLATDAIGQDQNGNDVFLKDIWPSSQEVAELVERTVTREAFLTKYADVFKGDEKWQGVSTTDSKVYDWPVSSTYVQNPPYFQGMGQEPGTISNIENASVLAILGDMITTDHISPAGSFKDTTPAGQYLIERQVPVREFNSYGSRRGNHEVMMRGTFANIRIKNEMLDGVEGGYTKGPNGEQASIYDAAMTHQEAGTPLVIFGGEQYGAGSSRDWAAKGTALLGVKAVIAESFERIHRSNLVGMGVIPFEFTGGDTRKSLGLTGDEKVSISGLDTIQPLQEVTCTITMADRTSKQITLKCRIDTAIEIEYIEHGGVLHYVLRNLAKAA, encoded by the coding sequence ATGCCCATTACCGTTGGTCACGACACTTCAAAAACACGCAAGACACTGTCAGCAGGCGCGCAAACTATTGATTACTATTCTATTCCGGCGGCAACCGCTGCGGGTCTGGGTGACTTTTCAAAATTGCCCGCCGCACTCAAGGTTGTTCTTGAAAACATGCTGCGCTTTGAAGACGGCAAGACCGTCACCGTCGATGACATCAAGGCCTTTGCGCAATGGGGTGCACAGGGCGGCAAAAATCCACGCGAGATCGCCTACCGCCCTGCCCGCGTGCTGTTGCAGGATTTCACCGGCGTGCCAGCGGTTGTGGACTTGGCGGCGATGCGCGACGCCATCATCAGCCTTGGTGGTGACGCTGAAAAGATCAACCCGCTGAACCCGGTCGATCTGGTGATTGACCACTCGGTGATGATCGATGAATTCGGCAACCCGCGTGCCTTCCAGATGAATGTGGACCGCGAATATGAGCGGAACATGGAGCGTTACACCTTCTTGAAATGGGGACAGAAAGCGTTCAACAACTTCCGCGTTGTGCCACCGGGAACCGGCATCTGCCATCAGGTCAACCTTGAGTATCTGGCCCAAACCGTCTGGACGGATACCGACCAGAACGGGGCCGAAGTGGCCTATCCTGACACGCTTGTCGGCACCGACAGCCACACTACGATGGTCAATGGTGCCGCTGTTCTGGGCTGGGGCGTCGGCGGTATTGAAGCTGAAGCGGCAATGCTGGGCCAGCCGATTTCCATGCTGATCCCCGAAGTGATCGGATTTGAGCTGACAGGTACCATGATGGAAGGCACCACCGGCACTGACCTTGTGCTCAAGGTTGTTGAGCTTCTGCGTGCCAAGGGTGTGGTCGGAAAATTCGTGGAATTCTACGGCGAAGGGTTGGATCGCCTGCCTCTTGCTGACCGCGCAACGATTGCCAACATGGCTCCTGAATATGGGGCAACGTGCGGGTTCTTCCCCATTGACGCCGAAACCCTGCGCTATCTGCGCAATACCGGACGGGACGAAGACCGTGTCGTTCTGGTCGAAGCCTATGCCAAGGAAAATGGCTTCTGGCGGGATGCGGACTACGCGCCGATTTATACAGATACCTTGCATCTGGACATGGGAACGATTGTTCCTGCGATTTCAGGACCGAAACGTCCGCAGGACTTTGTGGCTCTGACAGACGGACAAACCGCCTTCCGCAAAGAGATGGAAGAGACGTTCAAGCGTCCCATGGGCAAAGAGGTCGCTGTCGCCGGTGAAGAATACACCATGGAATCGGGCAAGGTTGTCATCGCCTCGATCACCTCCTGCACCAATACGTCGAACCCTTACGTCATGATTGGCGCGGGTCTCGTGGCGCGCAAAGCAGCCGCGCTGGGATTAAACAGGAAGCCTTGGGTAAAGACCTCCCTCGCGCCCGGCAGTCAGGTGGTTTCGGCCTATCTGGAAGCCGCTGGGCTGCAGGACGATCTGGACAGCATCGGCTTTAACCTCGTGGGCTATGGTTGCACCACATGCATCGGGAATTCCGGTCCGCTGCAAAAAGAAATCTCCGAAGCGATTGCTGAAGGCGATCTCGTGGCAACCTCTGTTCTGTCGGGCAACCGCAATTTCGAAGGGCGTATCAGCCCGGATGTGCGCGCCAACTATCTGGCCTCCCCACCGCTTGTGGTCGCTTATGCCTTGGCGGGTACGCTGGACATCAATCTGGCCACGGATGCCATCGGACAGGACCAGAATGGCAATGATGTTTTCCTCAAGGACATCTGGCCTTCCAGCCAGGAAGTCGCAGAACTGGTCGAGAGAACCGTGACCCGTGAGGCATTCCTGACCAAATATGCCGACGTCTTCAAGGGCGACGAAAAATGGCAGGGCGTCAGCACCACGGACAGCAAGGTCTATGACTGGCCCGTCTCGTCGACCTATGTCCAGAACCCACCCTATTTCCAGGGTATGGGTCAGGAACCGGGAACGATCAGCAATATCGAGAACGCCTCTGTGTTGGCCATTCTCGGGGATATGATCACGACGGACCACATTTCACCGGCCGGATCCTTCAAGGATACGACACCTGCGGGGCAGTATCTGATCGAACGTCAGGTGCCCGTGCGCGAGTTCAACTCTTATGGTTCGCGTCGTGGCAACCACGAAGTCATGATGCGGGGCACTTTTGCAAACATCCGCATCAAGAACGAAATGCTGGACGGTGTTGAAGGCGGCTATACCAAGGGCCCCAACGGTGAGCAGGCATCGATCTATGACGCTGCAATGACGCATCAGGAAGCAGGTACACCGCTCGTGATCTTTGGCGGTGAGCAATACGGGGCCGGATCCTCACGCGACTGGGCAGCCAAGGGTACGGCCTTGCTTGGGGTCAAAGCCGTCATCGCCGAAAGTTTTGAGCGTATTCACCGCTCAAACCTTGTAGGTATGGGGGTGATCCCGTTTGAGTTTACCGGTGGGGATACCCGCAAATCGCTCGGTCTGACCGGGGATGAGAAAGTATCGATATCCGGTCTGGATACGATACAGCCTTTGCAAGAAGTCACATGTACCATTACCATGGCAGATCGCACGAGCAAGCAGATCACCTTGAAGTGCCGCATCGATACGGCCATCGAGATCGAATATATCGAGCATGGCGGTGTGCTGCACTACGTCTTGCGCAATCTGGCAAAGGCGGCCTGA
- a CDS encoding VPLPA-CTERM sorting domain-containing protein, with protein sequence MLDCKIQNVPLFHPLIRENRAFCVGDILIIFYTPLICMNVQASKLMVTGITKMGSLKNITLAAALVCSAGLAQAAVVSFDENFGGALTEGTEITTFDFGAGLTGSLTVTGGTAEARVLDSESGNGLGVTNDPDLASPFSDADRVLADRGFGNVLIVQSDDAGVSIPNDERSGGSITFTFDTAIILDSIFLLDGEEGISLTYGLTTLSGLGGADNTFDFVTANSGPILSFTVEFGGSGAIGEFKASVVPLPAGLPLLIGGLGAFAWMKRRKQA encoded by the coding sequence ATGTTAGATTGCAAAATACAAAACGTTCCGCTTTTTCATCCACTTATACGGGAAAATCGGGCATTTTGTGTTGGCGACATTTTAATTATATTTTACACACCGTTAATCTGTATGAACGTGCAGGCGTCCAAATTAATGGTAACGGGAATTACGAAGATGGGTTCACTGAAAAATATCACACTCGCAGCGGCACTGGTGTGTTCGGCAGGCTTGGCACAGGCAGCAGTTGTTAGCTTCGACGAAAACTTTGGGGGTGCGCTGACTGAGGGCACTGAAATCACCACCTTTGATTTTGGGGCTGGGTTGACAGGTTCTTTGACCGTAACCGGTGGTACGGCAGAGGCTCGCGTACTGGATTCTGAATCGGGCAATGGTCTTGGTGTGACGAATGACCCCGATCTGGCGTCCCCGTTCAGCGATGCTGACCGCGTTTTAGCTGACAGAGGCTTTGGTAACGTTCTGATCGTGCAAAGCGACGATGCCGGTGTGTCAATTCCGAACGATGAAAGAAGTGGCGGTTCGATTACCTTTACCTTCGACACAGCGATTATTTTGGACTCGATCTTTTTGCTGGACGGCGAAGAAGGCATTTCGCTGACATATGGTCTGACGACGCTTTCAGGCCTTGGTGGAGCAGACAATACTTTTGATTTCGTCACGGCAAACTCCGGCCCGATCCTTTCCTTCACTGTAGAGTTCGGCGGATCAGGTGCCATTGGCGAGTTCAAGGCGAGCGTTGTACCGCTTCCTGCAGGTCTGCCGCTGCTCATCGGTGGTCTGGGTGCGTTCGCATGGATGAAGCGCCGCAAACAGGCCTGA
- a CDS encoding DsbE family thiol:disulfide interchange protein translates to MPKISPLMIAPPLIFAGFIALAGVGMFRNDPNELRSTLIGKPAPPITEVGLQGFEPVTPEAMATGEVTLVNFWASWCPPCHAEHPKLLEMAAEGMPIIGVNFKDNAGPAGSYLTEDGNPFRAVAFDPPGRTAIDWGVTAPPETFILDAEGTVLFRFAGPLIGSDYEQRFLPQLEKALAQ, encoded by the coding sequence ATGCCTAAGATATCACCGCTGATGATCGCACCGCCGCTGATATTTGCGGGATTTATTGCATTGGCGGGTGTGGGCATGTTTCGCAACGACCCCAACGAACTGCGGTCGACCCTGATTGGCAAACCCGCGCCGCCGATTACGGAGGTGGGTCTGCAGGGGTTTGAACCGGTCACCCCCGAGGCGATGGCAACAGGTGAGGTCACGCTGGTCAACTTCTGGGCATCCTGGTGCCCGCCCTGCCATGCGGAGCATCCAAAGTTGCTGGAAATGGCCGCAGAGGGCATGCCGATCATCGGCGTGAATTTCAAGGACAACGCGGGTCCCGCCGGGAGTTACCTGACCGAAGATGGAAACCCGTTCCGGGCGGTTGCCTTTGACCCTCCCGGGCGGACGGCCATCGATTGGGGTGTGACTGCGCCACCGGAAACATTCATCCTTGATGCTGAGGGCACTGTTCTATTTCGCTTCGCCGGTCCCTTGATCGGCAGCGACTATGAACAGCGGTTCCTGCCGCAACTGGAAAAAGCGCTTGCCCAATAA
- the ccmD gene encoding heme exporter protein CcmD, with amino-acid sequence MMPDLGKYSEAVLSSYAATLLLLALLVFITLHRGRKARRALDEIERKRDRDA; translated from the coding sequence ATGATGCCTGATCTTGGAAAGTACAGCGAGGCGGTTTTGTCCTCCTATGCTGCAACGTTATTGTTATTGGCCTTGTTGGTTTTCATCACGTTACATAGAGGGCGCAAAGCGCGCCGTGCCTTGGATGAAATCGAACGCAAAAGAGACAGAGATGCCTAA
- a CDS encoding heme ABC transporter permease, with the protein MTLANEKPAPKRPSTFWSYANPVKFLALSERVLPTLWVLAVACLVVGLVWGFFFTPDDFRQGSTVKIIYLHVPSAMMAINIWVMMLVTSLIWIIRRHHVSALAAKAAAPIGVVMTVIALLTGAIWGQPMWGTWWAWDPRLTSFLILFLFYLGYIALWEAIEDPDTAADLTAVLCLVGSVFAVLSRYAVNFWNQGLHQGASLSLDKEENVADVFYFPLLVSIAGFVLLFLALVLYRTGTEIRLRRAKALLAREARS; encoded by the coding sequence ATGACATTAGCCAACGAAAAACCCGCGCCCAAACGGCCCAGTACGTTCTGGAGCTACGCCAACCCGGTCAAGTTTCTGGCGCTCAGCGAACGGGTATTGCCGACACTCTGGGTGCTTGCCGTAGCCTGTCTGGTGGTTGGTTTGGTCTGGGGGTTTTTCTTTACACCGGATGATTTCCGGCAGGGCTCGACCGTAAAGATCATCTATCTTCACGTGCCCTCCGCGATGATGGCGATTAATATCTGGGTGATGATGCTCGTCACGTCTCTTATCTGGATAATAAGGCGGCACCATGTCAGCGCCTTGGCGGCCAAGGCCGCGGCACCGATCGGGGTGGTGATGACCGTTATCGCGCTGTTGACCGGCGCGATCTGGGGGCAGCCCATGTGGGGGACATGGTGGGCGTGGGATCCGCGTTTGACCTCATTCCTCATCCTGTTTCTGTTTTATCTGGGCTACATTGCGCTCTGGGAAGCGATTGAGGATCCTGATACGGCGGCTGATCTCACGGCTGTCCTGTGTTTGGTCGGGTCCGTTTTTGCGGTCCTGTCACGCTATGCGGTGAATTTCTGGAACCAGGGCCTGCATCAGGGCGCATCCCTGAGCCTCGACAAGGAAGAGAACGTGGCGGATGTATTCTACTTTCCGCTGCTGGTATCCATTGCAGGCTTTGTGTTGCTGTTTCTGGCGCTTGTGTTGTACCGCACAGGCACCGAAATCAGACTGCGCCGCGCCAAGGCCCTTTTGGCGCGGGAGGCGCGCTCATGA
- the ccmB gene encoding heme exporter protein CcmB produces the protein MKALLARDLALALRAGGGFGLGLAFFLIVTVLVPLGVGPQAELLSRIAPGILWLGALLACLLSLDRLLALDWEDGTLDLLATSPLPLEAALSIKALAHWITTGLPLVLAAPVLAILLNLPGPGFFWLVLSLALGTPALSVIGTFGAALTVGVKRGGLLMSLLVLPLYVPTLIFGAEVARRGAVGMDTQTPALMLAGITLGVIAVMPFASAAALRVNLR, from the coding sequence ATGAAGGCGCTGCTGGCACGCGATCTGGCCCTTGCGCTGCGGGCAGGGGGCGGTTTTGGATTGGGGCTGGCCTTTTTCCTGATCGTGACCGTTCTGGTCCCGCTTGGCGTTGGGCCGCAGGCTGAACTGTTGTCGCGGATCGCCCCCGGTATCTTATGGCTCGGCGCATTGCTGGCCTGCCTGTTGTCACTGGACCGGTTGCTGGCGCTCGATTGGGAAGACGGTACGCTGGATCTTTTGGCGACATCGCCTTTGCCACTTGAGGCTGCGCTCAGCATCAAGGCGCTCGCCCATTGGATCACGACTGGCTTGCCCCTTGTGCTGGCCGCACCGGTTCTGGCTATTCTGCTGAACCTGCCGGGCCCCGGGTTCTTCTGGCTGGTGTTGTCGCTCGCGCTGGGGACGCCTGCGCTCTCCGTGATCGGGACGTTTGGCGCGGCATTGACCGTCGGTGTCAAACGCGGGGGACTTTTGATGTCGCTGCTGGTCTTGCCGCTTTATGTTCCGACGCTGATTTTCGGCGCCGAAGTCGCCCGTCGCGGCGCTGTGGGCATGGACACGCAAACCCCTGCACTGATGCTGGCCGGGATCACGCTGGGGGTGATCGCGGTCATGCCCTTTGCATCGGCTGCCGCCCTGCGCGTAAATCTGCGATAA
- the ccmA gene encoding heme ABC exporter ATP-binding protein CcmA, producing the protein MTVSVHDLCVARGGVPILVDVTFDLAAGSALILQGPNGSGKTTLLRTLAGLQPPLAGHIEGCEDRIAYAAHSDGLKSMLSVQENLRFWAAVFGRSDIAPALDAFNLHDLTDRLAGTLSAGQKRRLGLARLLVTGRPIWMLDEPTVSLDKNAVQMFAAAVEAHMASGGSALIATHIDLGLRDAQVLDVGQFKASSDALAGASDEAFL; encoded by the coding sequence ATGACAGTTTCGGTACATGACCTTTGCGTGGCCCGCGGTGGCGTTCCCATCCTTGTCGATGTGACTTTTGATCTGGCTGCAGGGTCTGCACTTATCCTGCAAGGGCCCAATGGGTCCGGGAAGACCACCTTGTTGCGCACGCTGGCCGGGTTACAGCCGCCACTGGCAGGTCACATAGAGGGATGCGAAGACCGCATTGCCTACGCCGCCCATTCAGACGGTTTGAAGTCCATGCTGTCGGTTCAAGAGAACCTGCGGTTCTGGGCCGCCGTCTTTGGACGCTCGGACATCGCGCCCGCGCTGGATGCATTTAATCTACATGACCTCACGGATCGACTTGCCGGGACGCTCTCGGCAGGGCAGAAACGGCGCCTTGGCCTTGCGCGCTTGCTGGTCACCGGACGCCCGATCTGGATGCTGGATGAGCCGACGGTATCGCTGGACAAAAATGCGGTACAGATGTTTGCCGCTGCTGTTGAGGCGCATATGGCGTCGGGTGGATCAGCATTGATCGCCACGCATATCGATCTGGGCCTGCGTGACGCGCAGGTGCTGGATGTAGGTCAGTTCAAGGCATCCTCGGACGCGCTTGCGGGTGCCAGTGATGAGGCATTCTTATGA
- a CDS encoding Mth938-like domain-containing protein, which produces MRLNEISFTDAKPIEGYGPGFFRIGGEVIHGPVVAGPDGTLPWAGFDDDAVLLALAGKIDVLFVGTGSEIAHLPTALKDSLEEAGLGVEVMASPAACRTYNVLLSEGRRIALALIPIAS; this is translated from the coding sequence ATGCGACTGAACGAGATCAGCTTTACAGACGCCAAACCGATCGAAGGCTACGGGCCGGGTTTCTTCCGTATCGGGGGCGAGGTGATCCATGGTCCCGTTGTGGCGGGTCCGGACGGAACGCTGCCTTGGGCAGGTTTTGACGATGATGCGGTTCTGCTCGCCTTGGCAGGCAAGATAGATGTGCTCTTTGTCGGTACGGGCAGTGAAATTGCGCATCTTCCGACCGCTCTCAAAGACAGCCTTGAAGAGGCCGGGCTTGGCGTTGAGGTCATGGCGTCGCCCGCCGCTTGCCGGACCTATAACGTCCTGCTGAGCGAAGGGCGGCGTATCGCACTGGCCCTTATCCCCATCGCGTCATGA